One Camelina sativa cultivar DH55 chromosome 3, Cs, whole genome shotgun sequence genomic window carries:
- the LOC104778471 gene encoding NAC domain-containing protein 21/22, translating to METEEEMKESSISMVEAKLPPGFRFHPKDDELVCDYLMRRSLHHSNHQPPLVLIQVDLNKCEPWDIPKMACVGGKDWYFYSQRDRKYATGLRTNRATATGYWKATGKDRAILRKGKLVGMRKTLVFYQGRAPRGRKTDWVMHEFRLQGSYQPPDHSLTSPKEDWVLCRVFHKNTEGVICRDTTGSCFDETASASLPPLMDPYINFDQDPSSYLSDDQHFIMNEHVPCFSNLSQNQTLNLTNSVSELKTPCKNPNPLFARGSAPATLTGLDSFCSSDQMVLRALLSQLTKIDGSLAAKDSQNYGEGSSESLLTDIGIPSTAWNC from the exons ATGGAGAcggaagaagagatgaaagaaagTAGTATAAGCATGGTGGAAGCAAAGTTACCGCCGGGATTCAGATTTCACCCAAAGGACGATGAGCTTGTCTGCGATTACCTGATGAGACGATCGCTTCATCACAGTAATCATCAACCACCTCTCGTATTGATCCAAGTCGATCTCAACAAGTGTGAGCCTTGGGACATCCCTA AAATGGCATGCGTGGGAGGGAAGGATTGGTATTTCTATAGCCAAAGAGATCGTAAATACGCGACCGGGCTGAGAACAAACCGAGCTACGGCCACTGGATACTGGAAGGCCACAGGCAAAGATAGAGCCATTCTAAGAAAAGGTAAGCTTGTTGGGATGAGGAAGACATTGGTGTTTTACCAAGGCCGAGCTCCTCGAGGTCGTAAAACTGATTGGGTCATGCACGAATTTCGTCTCCAAGGATCTTATCAGCCTCCCGATCATTCTCTGACTTCTCCAAAG GAAGACTGGGTCTTGTGTAGAGTGTTCCACAAGAATACAGAAGGAGTTATCTGCAGAGACACCACGGGGAGCTGTTTTGATGAGACAGCCTCTGcatctcttcctcctttgaTGGATCCTTACATCAACTTTGACCAAGATCCCTCCTCTTATCTCAGTGATGATCAGCATTTCATCATGAATGAGCACGTACCCTGCTTCTCCAATTTGTCACAGAACCAAACCTTAAACCTAACCAACTCAGTCTCTGAACTCAAGACTCCTTGCAAGAACCCTAACCCCTTGTTTGCCCGTGGTTCAGCCCCAGCTACGCTCACAGGCCTCGACTCGTTCTGTTCATCAGATCAGATGGTTCTCAGAGCTCTTCTCAGTCAGCTCACTAAGATCGATGGAAGCCTCGCGGCTAAAGATTCACAGAATTATGGAGAAGGTAGCTCGGAGAGCCTCTTGACCGACATTGGTATTCCAAGCACGGCTTGGAATTGCTGA
- the LOC104778472 gene encoding uncharacterized protein LOC104778472 has translation MRQAECTTMAATTISPAIRKQMSSVAVAMKVAIIGGGISGAVCASTLAKNGVSVTIFDSGRGPGGRMSQRREIGEDGKELMFDHGAPFFCVSNSDALALVHEWESRGFVSEWKQVFGSFDCASNKFLGIQQEGNAKKYVGVPGMNSISKALCHESGVKSMFGTGIAKLEWLEEEIPWLLTDSKGESVGRFDGVVASDKNIVSPRFTQVTGLPPPLDLSLVPDLAPKLQLIPVLPCFSLMLAFKEPLSLIPVKGLSFKNSEILSWAHCDSTKPGRSTDSERWILHSTPDYANGVIARTGLQKLSNETLNKIAEEMFKEFHSSGLVSSLPFFMKAHRWGSAFPAKSIATEERCLWDRNRNLAICGDFCVSPNVEGAIFSGLAAASKLLQTSSCL, from the exons ATGAGGCAGGCAGAGTGCACAACGATGGCAGCCACAACAATCTCGCCGGCGATTAGGAAGCAAATGAGCAGCGTTGCCGTCGCAATGAAGGTCGCCATAATCGGCGGCGGAA TTTCCGGGGCCGTGTGCGCATCGACTCTGGCAAAGAATGGCGTCTCCGTCACAATCTTCGACTCGGGTCGTGGGCCTGGTGGACGTATGTCTCAAAGAAG AGAGATTGGAGAAGATGGGAAGGAGTTGATGTTCGACCATGGAGCTCCATTTTTCTGTGTGAGCAACTCTGATGCATTGGCTCTTGTTCACGAGTGGGAGTCCAGAGGTTTTGTTTCTGAATGGAAACAAGTTTTTGGGAGTTTCGATTGCGCATCCAACAAGTTTCTTGGCATCCAACAG GAAGGGAATGCAAAGAAGTATGTGGGTGTTCCTGGCATGAACTCTATATCTAAGGCCTTGTGTCACGAATCTG GTGTTAAAAGTATGTTTGGAACTGGTATTGCCAAGCTGGAATGGTTGGAAGAAGAGATACCGTGGTTGTTGACAGATTCAAAGGGAGAAAGCGTGGGTCGTTTCGATGGAGTGGTTGCATCAGATAAAAACATTGTTTCTCCTAGATTTACTCAAGTAACTGGACTCCCACCGCCACTGG ACTTAAGTCTAGTCCCGGATTTGGCACCTAAACTACAACTTATTCCTGTTTTACCATGCTTCTCCCTTATGCTAGCTTTCAAGGAGCCATTGTCTTTG ATACCAGTAAAAGGCTTATCTTTCAAGAATTCTGAGATTTTGAGCTGGGCTCACTGTGATAGCACTAAGCCAGGACGGTCTACTGATAG TGAAAGATGGATACTGCATTCAACTCCAGACTATGCCAATGGTGTTATTGCCAGGACCGGCCTCCAAAAGCTATCCAAtgaaacactaaacaaaatagCTGAAGAGATGTTCAAAGAGTTTCATAGCTCTGGCCTCGTTAGTTCTCTCCCCTTTTTCATGAAAGCCCACAGATG GGGAAGTGCGTTTCCAGCCAAAAGCATAGCCACAGAGGAGAGGTGCCTCTGGGATAGAAACAGGAATTTAGCAATTTGTGGAGATTTCTGTGTCAGCCCAAATGTCGAAGGTGCCATATTCAGTGGCTTAGCTGCAGCGTCAAAGCTTTTGCAGACTTCTAGCTGCTTATAG